Proteins from a genomic interval of Candidatus Thermoplasmatota archaeon:
- a CDS encoding DUF2080 family transposase-associated protein produces MAKTPKSKFEVYGEEMLERTVKASGNSGRIYLPPDWIGKHVKIIRID; encoded by the coding sequence ATGGCTAAAACTCCAAAATCAAAATTTGAAGTATACGGCGAAGAAATGTTAGAAAGAACGGTCAAGGCAAGCGGTAACAGTGGAAGAATATATCTGCCGCCAGATTGGATTGGTAAGCATGTTAAAATAATCAGAATTGACTAA